The window ATAAACGATAGAGTTCGCCAATCCCACATTGCAACTTCATTTTTGGTACTTAATTTAACCCACATGTTGGAGTTCTTGATGAAAtactacaacaataacaataatataccCAATATATTCTCATAGTTAAgtagggtctagggagggtagtatgtatgcAATCCTTACCCATACCTTGTAAAGATAGATAGTCTATTTTCGGAAGACCCTCGACTCAATAAAGCAAAATCACAACAGTAATGACAAAAAACTTATAAGGAAAACGAAATAATAACGACAGTCAGAAAAAATAAGAAATGACGCAAAGGAAACATCAAGTAATTAATAGTATCAATCTAAAAATAGGGAACACAAGGAAAATACTAGTAGTACCAGAGAAAGAAGTACGCGAATAAGGATCTATTGGTTTGAGGTAAGGATTCTAAACTACTATTTGAGTTTTATACAAGCATATATTACTACTTTTTTATTACTAAAAACATGAGATTTAATTAGAAGGAATGATGCTCCCACAATTAGAAAATCATGAATTTAAAGGACTTTCTGGACTCCGATTGAGAACTAATTATGGATTTGGAAGGTATGATGCTTCAGTTATTCAGTCATATAAATAATGAATAATTCGTACTTCCCAACCATAGTACTAATTTGGAGTTTATAGATTCTTATTTTGCTACTGAATGCATAGTCATTTTAGTTATTAGATTCACatttaaatatatattatatatttaatgtATTTCCTATACAAATACATAATCTAAGCAAAAGCTATATTAAAATTGTCTAAACCCGTGCCTAATAATCTAGCTTCATCCGTTCTTATCTCTCTCACGAATTTTCTTATGTTCCAAACTACGATGAATTAGTTCCTTCAGCTTCACATGACTCGTAGTTTCAAGTGTACATAAAAATTATTGTTtgggaaaaataaataaagaagacaataattaacacaaatgcttatatatattatacagcAACTAATTGATGAATCGATCAAGCTATTATCTCATCTATCTTACACTCCCTATACTTGATATCAGCCTTATTGGATCCGGCCTCAAGGATTATGTCACAACATTCACATCTATCAATctgaaaaaaacaaagaaaaacaaaaaataataaaatatagagatcagagtcgaggattttgtaatttttacacAAGTAGATGTTATTATATattcactttttttcttttttcctttctattttggGGAGGAAGACGAGGAAAATGTATAATTGAGATTTTCTTGGTTTAACTCAATTTGCTTAATTTTGAGGTTATTAGTTCCTGCCACTATCTATGGATGATACTCAGTAACTTGTAGATTATCTAAGGCCTGGTGCACAATGCATCTCGCATTtacgcagggtccggggaagggccgcatCACAAGTGATGTGATGTCGAAAGCCTACCATAATGCAAGTATTAATGGCTGCTTCCACGATTCGAACTCATAATTTATAGGTCACATgtagacaactttaccgttgttcCAAGACTCCCCTTCTAGATTACCAGACAGTTAGAGCTGTCAAATTTGGCTCCAGCCCAAATGAGCCCCCCAAGGTTGGGCTAGTTATTGACCCGCCCATTTATTGAATTTAGTCCGTATTGACTCAACCCATTTAAAGTTGGGCtaatttttagcccaaattgattCATGAGTAACTTTGCCAAAATATcttagaaataattatttttttatttgatatgttatatatgaccataacaaattttaaaaaagtcttatttagtaataatataatttaaaagaaaacaacaCATATTAAGTAAAGTTTGATAAGAGTTGGACGGGTTGGACTTTGACCCAAATTTTAGCTCATCCTGATGCAACCCATCTTAGCCTGAGTAACTTTTGGGCGAGTCATTTTGACCCATCCAATTATTGactcaacccattttgacccGCCCAAAATCAGCCCAACCCGCCATTTGGCACCCCTATTGTCCgtgtataaaagttaaactcatacAAAAATTTATGGGAGATTATGGCGGTAGAAAACATTACCTCAATACGTTTTGTTGATGGTGAGTATACATGAATTTCTGAAATATATTCTGCAGAATAATTTCCAGTAGACAAACAAGCTCCAATCCCTCTAGGCCATTCTCTAGTGTAAGTAGTAACAATTTCATTTCTTGGATTTCTCTCAACagatttgaagaaaaatacaTGAGGAGCTTCACAAGGATCCCAAGATGGACTTCTAACATCAAACATATAATATGGTGGACTAGGACTTGGTTGCCATGTCTTGAATGTTACAATAGGATTTTGTATCCAACTTCTAGGCATAATTTTCTCATAAATATGTGCTGAATATCCCCAAGAAACTGAAAATGTCCAATTTTTTGACCTCTGGTGGCATATGGTTTGTTGTAACATACGTGATTGATCATAATTTGCAGCATTATGGAGGTGGAAACTAGATTGGGCACGATCCATTGAGGGAAAAATTGGATCAACCATATCAAAATGGTGAAGGGATGTTAGTAAAGACTTTGGATGATATGATAGAAATCCAGATATGTCACCACGTAGATCAATCTGCAAGTTATAAATATCCATATATTAtttaagggaaaagaaaaaaaaagtatacTTAATCCAATTAGTTGATAAGACATATCTTGCTGAATACACTGACAGtgtaaaaagtttaaaaaaaaaaagtttttgacTAAGGTCGGTCTCCTTAGAACGAGTTATCAAACGATATGATCTATAATAGGTTAAAATATACTGATAGCGTAAAATTTTTTTACTGGTTAAAACCGGAAGAAACCTTACCTGATGAATACCTTGAAGAGGAGAAAGGTTGACTCCAATATCAGAAATGCAAAGCATTGTAGTTCTATCAGCAGATTTCAAGTGAGAATATCTCTTTAGGCAAGACATTATATTCTTAGCAAATGCTCTAGCCAAAGGATAACTCAAAATAATTCCAGCTCCACCAAAAGCTTCATGAAATGAGTACCAATAATTCGACAATATAAATTCCGAGTGTCCTCCGATATAATAGTACTTCGTATGATCATATTGTGCAAGAATATCAACCATATTATCTAAAAAAAATATCGAGTCGTCGTCCCCCATAATTACCCATCTTACCCCGTCATGTTCTTCTCTAAATACCTCCATAATCCCATGAACCATTCTTAAAACTCTTGAATCAACATGTTTGGTTTCTTTAACTAGTTTTGGAACATCATCGGATATTTTATAAGGAGGTGAATTTATTGACCAAGGTAAAAGATTACCTTTAGGAGGAACATCTAGTAAAAGATGACCTCTTGTAATATTTGGTCTCCACCAAGATTCAATATAGGATTTTCTATGGTGCCATGCTTTTTCTGACCCTAAAAGTCCAAAAAGGAGATGGTTAATATTTGTGGGATTTTTGGTTTGTGCAACATTTGATGATCTAATTGGGAATTTTAAGGAAGAGAAAAGATAAGAAGATGGACATTCAGAGTCATTGAAAAAGATTATTGAACCTACGTATAGGACTAAACCACAAATTAGGACAGTGTTGCAAATGCTAATGACAGTGGATTTGTCAAAACTAGACATTTTGAGAGATTGAGTAGAGAGAACTAAAGAATGGAAACAAATGAGCTTTTGCTCTGGTATTAGTTTTGTAAGGTTTTAAACAAAGAGAACACAACAACCCCCACCCCACCCTTACAACACACTGATGTCAATGATCTTTATATGTCCTAACATACACTATGTCACAGTCTTTGTACTAGATCGTTGACTAAAATATTATTGTCTTTAATTTCATGAACATTTTTGATTAATTAACCCAAATCGCCGCCCACCCAATCACCTAAATTAAAAGTAACCGGAAAATGTATACTATATGTTTGATATATGTATAACCATATATGGTCTATGTATATTCATGTATAGTATGTGTATAACTGTGTAAAACCAtcgtataatttatatatatcagcttgaaaaagtaaacaataaatccAATCGGCTATTTAGGTAAAGAACAAGCACTTTTTGACTTTTAAAAGCCAAACTTTTGTATCTTTAAGCCCGTCTTTCCAagtagtgtgtatatatatatatatatgcaaataATATATATGTCCAAGTGTCTAGGCTGTCTTTATTACCAGAATGTTACATTTCAAAAGCATATGTAATTACCTTACGCTAATGTTTTCCATCTCGCTCAAACTTCTATTTCAGAAATTTGTTGATACGAATCCCGATATACAGTTGAGAGTTTACTACTATTAATATTTTTCATTTTGCTTTAAATTTATTGAAATATCGTAGGATGTAATTCATGAGTAGGACAGTTTACTTCAATATTTGCATAACTTCGAAAACTAAAGTAAGATTAACAGATTAGGTCAACGTATACTTTTCCTTATCTAAATAAATACTTATGTTAAAGGTTGCTAATTCTTGAAGTCTCT is drawn from Nicotiana tabacum cultivar K326 chromosome 9, ASM71507v2, whole genome shotgun sequence and contains these coding sequences:
- the LOC107761357 gene encoding uncharacterized protein LOC107761357 translates to MSSFDKSTVISICNTVLICGLVLYVGSIIFFNDSECPSSYLFSSLKFPIRSSNVAQTKNPTNINHLLFGLLGSEKAWHHRKSYIESWWRPNITRGHLLLDVPPKGNLLPWSINSPPYKISDDVPKLVKETKHVDSRVLRMVHGIMEVFREEHDGVRWVIMGDDDSIFFLDNMVDILAQYDHTKYYYIGGHSEFILSNYWYSFHEAFGGAGIILSYPLARAFAKNIMSCLKRYSHLKSADRTTMLCISDIGVNLSPLQGIHQIDLRGDISGFLSYHPKSLLTSLHHFDMVDPIFPSMDRAQSSFHLHNAANYDQSRMLQQTICHQRSKNWTFSVSWGYSAHIYEKIMPRSWIQNPIVTFKTWQPSPSPPYYMFDVRSPSWDPCEAPHVFFFKSVERNPRNEIVTTYTREWPRGIGACLSTGNYSAEYISEIHVYSPSTKRIEIDRCECCDIILEAGSNKADIKYRECKIDEIIA